A region from the Sandaracinus amylolyticus genome encodes:
- the valS gene encoding valine--tRNA ligase, whose product MSKPFRTIDPETLPPHFDAGAAEARWDGVWEKAGIYRWDPSRGRDETFVVDTPPPTVSGSLHVGHVFSYTQTDILVRQRRMRGMNVFYPMGWDDNGLPTERRVQNYFHVRCDPALPYEGEAFAASLEQASEEKSKKERPAIVSRRAFIELCQRVTHEDEKKFEELFRRIGLSVDWTQTYATIDDRSRTLAQLSFLDLFEKNHLYSIEAPTFWDVDFQTAVAQAEMEDRDKPGAFHQIEFGVEGSDDRFVIATTRPELLPACVAVTAHPDDERFKNLFGKRAITPIFKAPVPIFPSELADPKKGTGILMVCTFGDQTDVQWWREQGLALRVIVQRDGRLRPVTFGTDEFPSLDPDAANAAYAELVGKNVTQAQKLVVEKLKDPSASATGRGAPLQGDPKPIQHAVKHYEKGDRPLELVISRQWFVKLMAQKDALLEKGDAIQWHPEFMRSRYRNWTENLGLDWCVSRQRYFGVPIPCWYPIGADGAVDYDRPILPSREQLPVDPLSHAPKGYDESQRNQPGGFTGDPDVFDTWFTSSLTPEIGSRWLLEPDRHAKLFPADLRPQSHEIIRTWAFYTIAKALLHEGTVPWHHVAISGWILDPDRKKISKSKGNAVTPVPLIEDYTADAVRHWAVSARLGTDTAFASEQEIKTKKWRSGLEGKRLVTKLFNAGKFVLQQSADAPASGLGITHELDRAFVAELRALIESTSASFAEFDYAGALHATEQFFWSRFTDTYLELAKIRARGDVGDAAGRTSAVATLRLGLNVLLRLFAPALPYITEEVWSWAFAEESGHASIHRAPWPTIAELGDVGMPSDAGALQCAIDALTAINKAKTERGASVGRVVDQLELRMNEETAGRVNSVLDDVLASARVKSHRIVTRPGDGFEIGEIAIAPKEPKEAT is encoded by the coding sequence ATGAGCAAGCCCTTCCGCACCATCGATCCCGAGACGCTTCCTCCCCACTTCGACGCCGGCGCCGCCGAGGCGCGCTGGGACGGTGTCTGGGAGAAGGCGGGCATCTACCGCTGGGACCCCTCGCGCGGCCGCGACGAGACCTTCGTCGTCGACACGCCGCCCCCGACGGTCTCGGGCTCGCTCCACGTCGGTCACGTGTTCTCGTACACGCAGACCGACATCCTGGTGCGCCAGCGCCGCATGCGCGGGATGAACGTCTTCTACCCGATGGGCTGGGACGACAACGGCCTGCCCACCGAGCGTCGCGTCCAGAACTACTTCCACGTGCGCTGCGATCCCGCGCTGCCCTACGAGGGCGAGGCGTTCGCGGCGAGCCTCGAGCAGGCGAGCGAAGAGAAGTCGAAGAAGGAGCGCCCCGCGATCGTGTCGCGCCGCGCGTTCATCGAGCTCTGTCAGCGCGTCACCCACGAGGACGAGAAGAAGTTCGAGGAGCTCTTCCGCCGCATCGGGCTCAGCGTCGACTGGACGCAGACCTACGCGACGATCGACGACCGCTCGCGCACGCTCGCGCAGCTCTCGTTCCTCGACCTCTTCGAGAAGAACCACCTCTACAGCATCGAGGCGCCGACCTTCTGGGACGTCGACTTCCAGACCGCGGTCGCGCAGGCCGAGATGGAGGATCGCGACAAGCCCGGCGCGTTCCACCAGATCGAGTTCGGCGTCGAGGGCAGCGACGATCGCTTCGTGATCGCGACGACGCGCCCCGAGCTCCTGCCGGCGTGCGTCGCGGTGACCGCGCACCCCGACGACGAGCGCTTCAAGAACCTCTTCGGTAAGCGCGCGATCACCCCGATCTTCAAGGCGCCCGTCCCGATCTTCCCGAGCGAGCTCGCGGATCCGAAGAAGGGCACCGGCATCCTGATGGTCTGCACGTTCGGCGATCAGACCGACGTGCAGTGGTGGCGCGAGCAGGGCCTCGCGCTGCGCGTGATCGTGCAGCGCGACGGACGGCTGCGCCCGGTCACCTTCGGCACCGACGAGTTCCCCTCGCTCGATCCCGACGCGGCGAACGCGGCGTACGCCGAGCTCGTCGGCAAGAACGTCACCCAGGCGCAGAAGCTCGTCGTGGAGAAGCTGAAGGATCCTTCGGCTTCCGCGACCGGCCGCGGCGCGCCGCTCCAGGGTGATCCCAAGCCGATCCAGCACGCGGTGAAGCACTACGAGAAGGGCGATCGCCCGCTCGAGCTCGTCATCTCGCGCCAGTGGTTCGTGAAGCTGATGGCGCAGAAGGACGCGCTGCTCGAGAAGGGCGACGCGATCCAGTGGCACCCCGAGTTCATGCGCTCGCGCTATCGCAACTGGACGGAGAACCTCGGGCTCGACTGGTGCGTGTCGCGGCAGCGCTACTTCGGCGTGCCGATCCCCTGCTGGTATCCGATCGGCGCCGACGGCGCCGTCGACTACGACCGCCCCATCCTGCCGTCGCGCGAGCAGCTGCCGGTCGATCCGCTCTCGCACGCGCCGAAGGGCTACGACGAGTCGCAGCGCAACCAGCCGGGCGGCTTCACCGGCGATCCCGACGTGTTCGACACCTGGTTCACGTCGTCGCTGACGCCGGAGATCGGCTCGCGCTGGCTGCTCGAGCCCGATCGCCACGCGAAGCTCTTCCCCGCGGATCTGCGCCCGCAGAGCCACGAGATCATCCGGACCTGGGCGTTCTACACGATCGCGAAGGCGCTCCTCCACGAGGGCACGGTGCCCTGGCACCACGTCGCGATCAGCGGCTGGATCCTCGATCCCGACCGCAAGAAGATCAGCAAGTCGAAGGGCAACGCGGTCACGCCCGTCCCGCTCATCGAGGACTACACCGCGGACGCGGTGCGCCACTGGGCCGTGAGCGCGCGGCTCGGCACCGACACCGCGTTCGCGAGCGAGCAGGAGATCAAGACGAAGAAGTGGCGCTCCGGCCTCGAGGGCAAGCGCCTCGTCACGAAGCTCTTCAACGCGGGCAAGTTCGTCCTGCAGCAGAGCGCGGACGCGCCCGCGAGCGGGCTCGGGATCACCCACGAGCTCGATCGCGCGTTCGTCGCCGAGCTGCGCGCGCTGATCGAGTCGACGAGCGCGAGCTTCGCGGAATTCGACTACGCGGGCGCGCTGCACGCGACCGAGCAGTTCTTCTGGTCGCGCTTCACCGACACGTACCTCGAGCTCGCGAAGATCCGCGCGCGCGGTGACGTGGGTGATGCGGCGGGCCGCACCAGCGCGGTCGCGACGCTGCGGCTCGGACTGAACGTGCTGCTGCGCCTCTTCGCGCCGGCGCTCCCGTACATCACGGAAGAGGTCTGGAGCTGGGCCTTCGCGGAGGAGAGCGGGCACGCGAGCATCCACCGCGCGCCGTGGCCGACCATCGCGGAGCTCGGCGACGTCGGGATGCCGAGCGACGCGGGCGCGCTGCAGTGCGCGATCGACGCGCTCACCGCGATCAACAAGGCGAAGACCGAGCGCGGCGCGAGCGTCGGACGCGTGGTCGATCAGCTCGAGCTGCGCATGAACGAGGAGACGGCGGGGCGCGTGAACAGCGTGCTCGACGACGTGCTCGCGAGCGCGCGCGTGAAGTCGCATCGCATCGTCACGCGCCCCGGCGACGGCTTCGAGATCGGCGAGATCGCGATCGCGCCGAAGGAGCCGAAGGAAGCGACCTGA
- a CDS encoding response regulator, whose product MPKILGVDDSVTMRRILEMTFGGDPSTSISTVDDGDAAIRWATEQGVDLVLADVSMSGTDGYEVARALRANPATQNVAVVVLASQHSPYDAEKGRQAGVDDHVLKPFETQALLDKVRDVLGRPRAAAAARPVAAAPAAPRPAAPAAPVAAPSPPRPPSPGVPGVVAPPAQRPPQQRATVAFGPPATSGARPATAAPVAPVAPARPAPIPAAAPVPGPVSARKPALELADDDALMSSAPTPAPAPAAPVMARPAAPAAAATAATAANGEMAGKLEGMGLTPDQVQGVLALSREVIERVVWEVVPDLAETIIREEIRRLTS is encoded by the coding sequence TTGCCGAAGATCCTGGGCGTCGACGACAGCGTGACGATGCGCCGCATCCTCGAGATGACGTTCGGAGGCGATCCGTCGACGTCGATCTCGACCGTGGACGACGGAGACGCGGCGATCCGCTGGGCCACCGAGCAGGGCGTGGATCTCGTGCTCGCGGACGTGTCGATGAGCGGCACCGACGGCTACGAGGTCGCGCGCGCGCTGCGCGCGAACCCCGCGACCCAGAACGTCGCCGTCGTGGTGCTCGCGAGCCAGCACTCGCCCTACGACGCCGAGAAGGGCCGTCAGGCCGGCGTCGACGATCACGTGCTGAAGCCGTTCGAGACGCAGGCGCTCCTCGACAAGGTGCGCGACGTGCTCGGCCGTCCGCGCGCCGCAGCGGCCGCCCGTCCCGTCGCCGCCGCACCCGCCGCGCCGCGCCCTGCGGCGCCGGCGGCGCCCGTGGCCGCGCCCTCGCCTCCGCGCCCGCCGTCGCCCGGCGTGCCCGGCGTCGTCGCGCCGCCGGCCCAGCGTCCGCCGCAGCAGCGCGCGACCGTCGCCTTCGGCCCGCCCGCCACCTCGGGCGCGCGTCCCGCGACCGCCGCGCCGGTCGCGCCCGTCGCGCCTGCGCGTCCTGCACCGATCCCCGCGGCCGCGCCCGTGCCCGGCCCGGTGTCGGCGCGCAAGCCCGCGCTCGAGCTCGCCGACGACGACGCGCTCATGTCTTCCGCGCCCACGCCGGCGCCCGCGCCCGCAGCGCCCGTGATGGCGCGTCCGGCGGCGCCCGCTGCCGCCGCGACCGCGGCGACCGCGGCGAACGGCGAGATGGCCGGCAAGCTCGAGGGCATGGGCCTCACGCCCGATCAGGTGCAGGGCGTGCTCGCGCTCTCGCGCGAGGTGATCGAGCGCGTGGTGTGGGAAGTGGTCCCCGATCTCGCGGAGACGATCATCCGCGAAGAGATCCGTCGGCTCACGTCCTGA
- the trmB gene encoding tRNA (guanosine(46)-N7)-methyltransferase TrmB — protein MTTPPPIRYGLMARTVPDGDVDLRTLVPGEGPLELEIGFGRGRFLMERARAAPGSRIIGMEIKAKWAHLVEERRAREGITNAVALRADARAVLPRCGPDGCLARVFVLFPDPWWKKRHEKRKVVDETFLDHVARLLAPGGELFVESDVEDRAEGMRERIAAQGSFVIEPCEANPYGARSNREVRADEDGLPIYRVLGRKRA, from the coding sequence GTGACCACGCCGCCTCCGATTCGCTACGGACTGATGGCGCGCACCGTGCCCGACGGGGACGTCGATCTGCGCACCCTCGTGCCCGGCGAGGGCCCGCTCGAGCTCGAGATCGGGTTCGGCCGCGGGCGCTTCCTGATGGAGCGCGCGCGGGCCGCACCGGGGTCGCGGATCATCGGGATGGAGATCAAGGCGAAGTGGGCGCACCTCGTCGAGGAGCGCCGGGCGCGCGAGGGGATCACGAATGCGGTCGCGCTGCGCGCCGACGCGCGAGCCGTGCTCCCGCGGTGCGGGCCCGACGGATGTCTCGCGCGGGTGTTCGTGCTGTTCCCGGATCCGTGGTGGAAGAAGCGCCACGAGAAGCGGAAGGTGGTCGACGAGACGTTCCTCGATCACGTCGCGCGGCTGCTCGCGCCGGGCGGCGAGCTCTTCGTGGAGAGCGACGTCGAGGATCGCGCCGAGGGCATGCGCGAGCGCATCGCGGCGCAGGGCTCGTTCGTGATCGAGCCGTGCGAGGCGAACCCGTATGGGGCGCGCTCGAACCGCGAGGTCCGCGCCGACGAGGACGGGCTGCCGATCTACCGCGTGCTCGGTCGCAAGCGCGCCTGA
- a CDS encoding AraC family transcriptional regulator, translating into MGSRFAPRAALRNRVATIDVIASDAPEVEIPPSTHVVLGLQFRGRVHAEEGPLTLAGVTGLQHRVRRYAYEPGTGSVLVRFTPTGASCVGVPVGELTGRSVALDALLPRARVAEVTERLAEAVDDPARVAVVEDLIAGLHAARDPLVSAALALIERGADPGDAPLVSRLATTLRTSERQLERRFAAVVGLSPRRYASLRRFERALSAASAGTRLTEVALDAGYYDQAHFNRDLRRFLGTSPGAWLRGRAR; encoded by the coding sequence ATGGGCTCGCGCTTCGCGCCTCGAGCGGCGCTGCGGAATCGCGTCGCGACGATCGACGTGATCGCGAGCGACGCGCCGGAGGTCGAGATCCCGCCGAGCACGCACGTCGTGCTGGGGCTGCAGTTTCGCGGGCGCGTGCACGCGGAGGAGGGCCCGCTCACGCTCGCGGGCGTCACCGGGCTGCAGCATCGGGTGCGCCGCTACGCCTATGAGCCGGGCACCGGCTCGGTGCTCGTGCGCTTCACGCCGACGGGCGCGAGCTGCGTCGGCGTGCCGGTCGGGGAGCTCACGGGGCGCAGCGTCGCGCTCGACGCGCTGCTGCCGCGCGCGCGCGTCGCCGAGGTCACCGAGCGCCTCGCCGAGGCCGTCGACGATCCCGCGCGCGTCGCGGTCGTCGAGGACCTGATCGCCGGGCTGCACGCGGCGCGCGATCCGCTCGTGAGCGCCGCGCTCGCGCTGATCGAGCGCGGCGCGGATCCCGGCGACGCGCCGCTCGTGTCGCGGCTCGCGACGACGCTGCGCACCAGCGAGCGCCAGCTCGAGCGGCGCTTCGCCGCGGTCGTGGGCCTCTCGCCCCGGCGCTACGCGTCGCTCCGCCGCTTCGAGCGTGCGCTGTCGGCGGCGTCGGCCGGCACGCGCTTGACCGAGGTCGCGCTGGACGCCGGCTACTACGACCAGGCGCACTTCAACCGCGACCTCCGCCGCTTCCTCGGCACCTCTCCGGGCGCGTGGCTGCGGGGTCGCGCGCGCTGA
- a CDS encoding zinc-dependent alcohol dehydrogenase family protein: MRAFVLDHAAPVLDRPLHARDVPTPEPGRGEVRVKVRACGVCRTDLHVVEGELPARRPRITPGHQIVGVVDAIGPDVDATMRGARVGVAWLHRTCGGCRFCVRGRENLCERADFTGWTVDGGFAEHTIAPADFVYPIPDRFDDLAAAPLLCAGIIGHRCLRTTGIERWDGARLGIYGFGAAGHVAIQIARGRGAEVFVCTRDRARHQALARVLGASWVGDTLDAPPVPLDAAIVFAPAGEIVPAALAHLEPGGTLVLGGIHMSDIPSLPYSRIDRERVIRSVANNTRDDGRAFLGEAAALPVRTHVQRYPFEGVNDALIALKHDAVRGAAVVVLQ, encoded by the coding sequence ATGCGCGCCTTCGTCCTCGACCACGCCGCGCCCGTGCTCGATCGTCCGCTGCACGCGCGCGACGTGCCCACGCCCGAGCCCGGTCGCGGCGAAGTGCGCGTGAAGGTCCGCGCGTGCGGCGTCTGCCGCACCGATCTCCACGTCGTCGAAGGCGAGCTCCCCGCGCGTCGGCCTCGAATCACGCCGGGCCATCAGATCGTCGGCGTCGTCGACGCGATCGGCCCCGACGTCGACGCGACGATGCGCGGCGCGCGCGTCGGTGTCGCGTGGCTGCATCGCACCTGCGGTGGCTGTCGCTTCTGCGTGCGCGGGCGCGAGAACCTCTGCGAGCGCGCCGACTTCACGGGATGGACCGTCGACGGCGGGTTCGCCGAGCACACGATCGCGCCCGCCGACTTCGTCTACCCGATCCCCGATCGCTTCGACGATCTCGCGGCCGCACCGCTGCTCTGCGCGGGGATCATCGGCCATCGATGCCTGCGCACGACCGGCATCGAGCGATGGGACGGCGCGCGCCTCGGCATCTACGGCTTCGGCGCAGCAGGTCACGTCGCGATCCAGATCGCGCGAGGCCGTGGCGCCGAGGTCTTCGTGTGCACGCGCGATCGCGCGCGCCACCAAGCGCTCGCGCGCGTGCTCGGCGCGTCGTGGGTCGGCGACACGCTCGACGCGCCGCCGGTACCGCTCGACGCCGCGATCGTGTTTGCGCCCGCGGGCGAGATCGTCCCCGCGGCGCTCGCGCATCTCGAGCCGGGCGGCACGCTGGTCCTCGGCGGGATCCACATGAGCGACATCCCGTCGCTCCCGTACTCGCGCATCGACCGCGAGCGCGTGATCCGCAGCGTCGCGAACAACACGCGCGACGACGGCCGCGCGTTCCTCGGCGAGGCCGCTGCGCTCCCGGTGCGCACCCACGTCCAGCGCTACCCGTTCGAAGGCGTGAACGACGCGCTGATCGCGCTGAAGCACGACGCGGTGCGCGGCGCCGCGGTGGTCGTGCTCCAATGA
- a CDS encoding isocitrate lyase/PEP mutase family protein encodes MTSTQRDLARTFRALHHGRDLLVLPNAWDAGSARLVEQCGAAAIATSSAAMSWAHGVPDGEHLEVDVLVSTVREIVRAVRIPVSVDVERGYGNVPELIDAVIDAGAIGINLEDGSDAPDVLARKIDAAREVAARRGVELFVNARTDVYLRGLVPSDHAVDEVIRRGTAYVAAGCDGLFVPRLVDAAHIAAIAAAARAPLNVLAMPERAPMSELHALGVRRVSVGTGLAQAALATVRRATTELLGHRTSAMFAERIPVPELNALFAR; translated from the coding sequence ATGACGAGCACACAGCGTGATCTCGCGCGGACGTTTCGCGCGCTCCACCACGGGCGGGACCTGCTGGTCCTGCCGAACGCATGGGACGCCGGCAGTGCGCGTCTCGTCGAGCAATGCGGCGCGGCTGCGATCGCGACGAGCAGCGCCGCGATGTCGTGGGCGCACGGCGTGCCCGACGGAGAGCACCTCGAGGTCGACGTGCTCGTGTCGACCGTGCGCGAGATCGTGCGCGCGGTGCGCATCCCGGTGAGCGTCGACGTGGAGCGCGGCTACGGGAACGTGCCCGAGCTGATCGACGCGGTGATCGACGCGGGCGCGATCGGGATCAACCTCGAGGACGGAAGCGATGCGCCCGACGTGCTCGCCCGCAAGATCGATGCGGCGCGCGAGGTCGCGGCGCGGCGCGGGGTCGAGCTCTTCGTGAACGCGCGCACCGACGTGTACCTGCGCGGGCTCGTGCCGAGCGATCACGCGGTCGACGAGGTGATCCGCCGCGGCACGGCCTACGTCGCCGCGGGGTGCGACGGGCTCTTCGTGCCGCGGCTCGTCGACGCTGCGCACATCGCGGCGATCGCGGCCGCGGCGCGCGCTCCGCTGAACGTGCTCGCGATGCCCGAGCGCGCGCCGATGAGCGAGCTCCACGCGCTCGGCGTGCGCCGCGTGAGCGTGGGGACGGGGCTCGCGCAGGCCGCGCTCGCGACGGTGCGCAGGGCGACGACGGAGCTGCTCGGGCACCGGACGTCCGCGATGTTCGCGGAGCGGATCCCGGTGCCCGAGCTCAACGCGCTCTTCGCGCGCTGA
- the cls gene encoding cardiolipin synthase, whose product MGEGLDLSWSHVVSTIATAAEVLAIAFVPMVLLRKKEPAATFAWIFVLLFVPVAGVVLFWYLGRDRIRRPMRRRVAETAPMRERIEDRIAGAFPAQEEERERVIGSQPEEQQGVMRLAARMGRGEIRAGNDVRVLVGAPATYDAMIEAIAAARDHVHLEYYIFRPDRTGRRVLDALVEAAKRGVRVRLLYDGYGSVGLGPACRALRRAGGIAKPFFPLDPIRRAATINLRNHRKLMIVDGVVGFCGGLNVGDMFLDWRDLHLRVDGPAVTDLQKIFVEDWFFAARQDLTLPAFFPEIPKRGEAIVQIVESGPDERVEQIHRLLFAAIASARRTVWIATPYFVPDRAVLVALQTAALRGVDVKVIVPRESNHRVTFHAGRSFYDELLAAGVQIHEYLPGMLHTKAMIVDGRIATVGSANLDVRSFRLNFELIAVLYDADIVRALQVIFEEDLARTERVSLVTWRGRPVITRIKEGMGRLFSPLL is encoded by the coding sequence GTGGGGGAGGGGCTCGATCTCTCGTGGTCGCACGTCGTGTCGACCATCGCGACCGCGGCCGAGGTGCTCGCGATCGCGTTCGTGCCGATGGTGCTCCTGCGCAAGAAGGAGCCCGCGGCGACGTTCGCGTGGATCTTCGTGCTGCTCTTCGTGCCGGTCGCCGGCGTGGTGCTCTTCTGGTACCTCGGCCGTGATCGCATCCGCCGTCCGATGCGGCGTCGCGTCGCGGAGACCGCGCCGATGCGCGAGCGCATCGAGGACCGCATCGCGGGCGCGTTCCCGGCGCAGGAGGAAGAGCGCGAGCGCGTGATCGGCTCGCAGCCCGAGGAGCAGCAGGGCGTGATGCGGCTCGCGGCGCGCATGGGGCGCGGCGAGATCCGCGCGGGCAACGACGTGCGCGTGCTGGTCGGCGCGCCCGCGACGTACGACGCGATGATCGAGGCGATCGCGGCGGCGCGCGATCACGTGCACCTCGAGTACTACATCTTCCGGCCGGATCGCACGGGACGGCGCGTGCTCGACGCGCTCGTGGAGGCAGCGAAGCGCGGCGTGCGCGTGCGCCTGCTCTACGACGGATACGGCAGCGTGGGGCTCGGGCCCGCGTGCCGCGCGCTGCGTCGCGCGGGTGGGATCGCGAAGCCGTTCTTCCCGCTCGATCCGATCCGGCGCGCGGCGACGATCAACCTGCGCAACCACCGCAAGCTGATGATCGTCGACGGAGTCGTCGGGTTCTGCGGCGGGCTCAACGTCGGCGACATGTTCCTCGACTGGCGCGATCTGCACCTGCGCGTCGACGGGCCCGCGGTGACCGACCTGCAGAAGATCTTCGTCGAGGACTGGTTCTTCGCGGCGCGACAGGACCTGACGCTGCCCGCGTTCTTCCCGGAGATCCCGAAGCGCGGCGAGGCGATCGTGCAGATCGTGGAGTCCGGGCCCGACGAGCGCGTCGAGCAGATCCATCGCCTCCTCTTCGCGGCGATCGCGTCGGCGCGGCGCACCGTGTGGATCGCGACGCCGTACTTCGTGCCCGATCGTGCGGTGCTCGTCGCGCTGCAGACGGCGGCGCTGCGCGGCGTGGACGTGAAGGTCATCGTGCCGCGCGAGTCGAACCATCGCGTCACGTTCCACGCGGGGCGCAGCTTCTACGACGAGCTGCTCGCGGCGGGCGTGCAGATCCACGAGTACCTGCCGGGCATGCTCCACACGAAGGCGATGATCGTGGACGGGCGCATCGCGACCGTGGGCAGCGCGAACCTCGACGTGCGCAGCTTCCGCCTGAACTTCGAGCTGATCGCGGTGCTCTACGACGCGGACATCGTGCGCGCGCTGCAGGTGATCTTCGAGGAGGACCTCGCGCGCACCGAGCGGGTGAGCTTGGTGACGTGGCGCGGGCGCCCGGTGATCACGCGCATCAAAGAGGGCATGGGCCGCCTGTTCTCGCCTTTGCTGTGA
- the deoC gene encoding deoxyribose-phosphate aldolase, translating into MDDGLRTAPETSATHSHERNPGTELHLDWVEDVRVNKSAVERRCATLPGRRTVKKEWQIAWLLKAITLIDLTTLAGDDTPGNVRRLCAKARQPVRRDLLEGLGVADLPITTGAVCVYHDLVRTAVESLEGTSIPVAAVSTGFPAGLTPLDVRLEEIRRSVADGAKEIDIVIHRANVLTGDWRTLYDEVRAMRAACGAAHMKAILATGELATLRNVAKASMVCMMAGADFIKTSTGKEGVNATLPFSLVMVRAIREYRERTGHVVGYKPAGGIRTAKQALEYMALMKEELGRDYLEPDLFRFGASALLSDIERQLEFHLTGRYSAFNRHPMA; encoded by the coding sequence ATGGACGACGGCCTTCGTACTGCGCCCGAGACGAGCGCAACCCACTCCCACGAGCGAAACCCGGGCACCGAGCTGCACCTCGACTGGGTCGAGGACGTTCGCGTCAACAAGAGCGCGGTCGAGCGACGCTGCGCGACGCTGCCGGGCCGGCGCACCGTGAAGAAGGAGTGGCAGATCGCGTGGCTGCTCAAGGCGATCACGCTGATCGATCTGACCACGCTGGCGGGCGACGACACCCCCGGCAACGTGAGAAGGCTCTGCGCGAAGGCGCGCCAGCCGGTCCGTCGTGATCTGCTCGAGGGGCTCGGCGTCGCGGATCTGCCGATCACGACCGGCGCGGTCTGCGTGTATCACGACCTCGTGCGCACCGCGGTCGAGTCGCTCGAGGGCACGAGCATCCCGGTCGCGGCGGTGAGCACGGGCTTCCCCGCGGGCCTCACGCCGCTCGACGTGCGGCTCGAGGAGATCCGTCGCTCGGTCGCCGACGGCGCGAAGGAGATCGACATCGTCATCCACCGCGCGAACGTGCTGACCGGCGACTGGCGCACGCTCTACGACGAGGTCCGCGCGATGCGCGCCGCGTGCGGCGCGGCGCACATGAAGGCGATCCTCGCGACGGGCGAGCTCGCGACGCTGCGCAACGTCGCGAAGGCGTCGATGGTCTGCATGATGGCGGGCGCCGACTTCATCAAGACGTCGACCGGCAAGGAGGGCGTCAACGCGACGCTGCCCTTCTCGCTCGTGATGGTGCGCGCGATCCGCGAGTATCGAGAGCGCACTGGCCACGTCGTCGGATACAAGCCCGCCGGCGGCATCCGCACCGCGAAGCAAGCGCTCGAGTACATGGCGCTGATGAAGGAAGAGCTCGGCCGCGACTACCTCGAGCCCGACCTCTTCCGCTTCGGCGCGAGCGCGCTCCTGAGCGACATCGAGCGCCAGCTCGAATTCCACCTCACCGGCCGCTACTCCGCGTTCAACCGTCATCCCATGGCGTGA
- a CDS encoding hemerythrin domain-containing protein, with product MATDTAPDLFTHVHKGIRKALFELALALGRAADAPAASRPERGLARDVVRFLRQHGDNEDTLVLPLLETRAPDVFDRMRRAHAEIDAMIDAFSTAIDDAPSSALYTAACQLTASYLEHTRVEELELEHRIRAVVSDAELRAIGAASVTRTPEDQRAMMTAFVLAAIPRVQVEAHLAKLPRELASSLRARVG from the coding sequence ATGGCGACCGACACCGCACCGGACCTGTTCACCCACGTCCACAAGGGAATCCGGAAGGCGCTCTTCGAGCTCGCGCTCGCGCTCGGCCGCGCCGCCGACGCGCCCGCGGCGTCACGGCCCGAGCGTGGGCTCGCGCGGGACGTCGTCCGCTTCCTCCGCCAGCACGGCGACAACGAGGACACGCTCGTGCTCCCTCTGCTCGAGACGCGCGCACCGGACGTCTTCGATCGCATGCGGCGCGCGCACGCCGAGATCGACGCGATGATCGACGCGTTCTCGACCGCGATCGACGACGCGCCGAGCTCGGCGCTCTACACGGCGGCGTGCCAGCTCACCGCGAGCTACCTCGAGCACACCCGCGTCGAGGAGCTCGAGCTCGAGCACCGGATCCGTGCGGTGGTGAGCGACGCCGAGCTCCGCGCAATCGGCGCGGCGTCGGTGACGCGCACGCCCGAGGATCAGCGGGCCATGATGACGGCGTTCGTCCTCGCGGCGATCCCGCGCGTCCAGGTCGAGGCGCACCTCGCGAAGCTGCCGCGCGAGCTCGCGTCCTCGCTTCGCGCACGCGTCGGCTGA
- a CDS encoding protein-L-isoaspartate(D-aspartate) O-methyltransferase, with protein sequence MSPDAFHDARERMVRAQILGRGVLDIRVITAMRAVPREEFVAPAQRASAYADGPLPIGEDQTISQPYVVAAMLAALDLRGDEKVLEIGAGSGYAAALLGKCAREVWALERIASLAEQARVCIEHLGYANVHVQRGDGTRGLSQHAPFDAILVSAGGPRIPPALLDQLAPGGRLLMPVGGDEQRLVKVERDREGALHETRMEPVRFVPLIAG encoded by the coding sequence ATGAGCCCCGACGCCTTCCACGACGCGCGCGAGCGCATGGTGCGCGCCCAGATCCTCGGGCGCGGCGTGCTCGACATCCGCGTGATCACCGCGATGCGCGCGGTGCCGCGCGAGGAGTTCGTCGCGCCCGCGCAGCGCGCGAGCGCGTACGCCGACGGGCCGCTGCCGATCGGCGAGGACCAGACGATCTCGCAGCCCTACGTCGTCGCGGCGATGCTCGCGGCGCTCGATCTGCGCGGCGACGAGAAGGTGCTCGAGATCGGCGCGGGTTCGGGCTACGCGGCGGCGCTGCTCGGCAAGTGCGCGCGCGAGGTGTGGGCGCTCGAGCGCATCGCCTCGCTCGCGGAGCAGGCACGCGTGTGCATCGAGCACCTCGGCTACGCGAACGTGCACGTGCAGCGCGGCGACGGAACGCGCGGCCTTTCCCAGCACGCGCCGTTCGACGCGATCCTCGTGTCGGCGGGTGGACCGCGCATCCCGCCGGCGCTGCTCGATCAGCTCGCGCCCGGCGGACGTCTCCTGATGCCGGTCGGCGGCGACGAGCAGCGGCTCGTGAAGGTCGAGCGCGATCGCGAGGGCGCGCTCCACGAGACGCGCATGGAGCCGGTGCGCTTCGTCCCGCTGATCGCCGGCTGA